In Streptomonospora litoralis, one DNA window encodes the following:
- a CDS encoding DUF7620 family protein gives MKWPWRVTAAQHPPPVSAEEAREARRCAEQARDEARARTPEVRNVVGRLRHQRRRNHFSELIVNALQPRRDGR, from the coding sequence GTGAAGTGGCCCTGGCGCGTCACCGCCGCACAGCACCCGCCGCCGGTCTCCGCCGAGGAGGCCCGCGAGGCGCGCCGCTGCGCCGAGCAGGCCCGCGACGAAGCACGCGCACGCACCCCCGAAGTCCGCAACGTGGTCGGCCGGCTGCGGCACCAACGCCGCCGAAACCACTTCTCCGAGCTGATCGTCAACGCGCTGCAACCGAGGAGAGACGGGCGATGA
- a CDS encoding putative phage holin, which produces MIWLAHLLGNVLLGALACVWAAFALTFFLRARWEATPIGRSLMAFALVVVMLTGLGVLRQSIGDTPVFAWLRAAALAGAALLSARFLVLLIATQRPERRPPDPPTEM; this is translated from the coding sequence ATGATCTGGCTGGCGCACCTACTCGGCAACGTCCTGCTCGGCGCGCTCGCGTGCGTCTGGGCGGCCTTCGCCCTCACGTTTTTCCTCCGCGCCCGCTGGGAGGCCACCCCCATCGGCCGGAGCCTGATGGCCTTCGCCCTGGTCGTCGTGATGCTCACCGGCCTCGGGGTGCTCCGGCAGAGCATCGGCGACACCCCCGTGTTCGCCTGGCTGCGCGCCGCCGCCCTCGCCGGCGCGGCGCTCCTCTCCGCACGGTTCCTCGTGCTGCTGATCGCCACCCAGCGGCCCGAACGCCGCCCCCCGGACCCCCCGACTGAGATGTGA
- a CDS encoding peptidoglycan-binding domain-containing protein produces the protein MSGADAMITRAEKDLGLGEPNYIQDWYESRNGSAYSYNFPWCNAAITRWAYDSENHPPVCYGSDYAYTVAHAQRAKNEGDWHYGAAGIRKGDVYFVDWNYGNAISVIDHVGVATRPLKNGYVYGIEGNTANRCLRRVRRQSLIVGYIRPRYSATSSGGARTEGEEDVPDFRWYATDGGQTIPPNEWTSVEWENTQEDGPGTYWSVVFGAENGTTYNLMAGVTLDGLPEGARVQLCAVHLAKEGGLDLPDGILKNGARGAKVRRVQEWLDDHGYDLGHWGADSKYGSKTEAAVWAFQEDAGIVVDGEYGPQTEEAMEHRSGTANWVTKHWFAPSTPGIADPSGAADVTYSIPERILKGKRVRIRIRHDSDKPARVASGNVYIHEWQ, from the coding sequence ATGAGCGGCGCCGACGCGATGATCACCCGCGCCGAGAAAGACCTCGGCCTGGGAGAACCGAACTACATCCAGGACTGGTACGAGAGCCGCAACGGCTCCGCGTACTCCTACAACTTCCCCTGGTGCAACGCGGCCATTACCCGATGGGCCTACGACTCAGAGAACCACCCGCCCGTCTGCTACGGGTCCGACTACGCCTACACCGTGGCCCATGCCCAGCGCGCCAAGAACGAAGGCGACTGGCACTACGGCGCCGCCGGGATCCGCAAAGGCGACGTCTACTTCGTCGACTGGAACTACGGCAACGCGATCTCGGTGATCGACCACGTCGGCGTCGCCACCCGGCCCCTCAAAAACGGCTACGTCTACGGCATCGAAGGCAACACCGCCAACCGGTGCCTGCGCCGCGTGCGGCGCCAATCCCTGATCGTCGGCTACATCCGGCCCCGCTACAGCGCCACCAGCAGCGGCGGCGCCCGCACCGAAGGAGAAGAGGACGTGCCTGATTTCCGCTGGTACGCCACCGACGGCGGCCAGACCATCCCGCCGAACGAATGGACTTCCGTCGAATGGGAGAACACCCAGGAGGACGGTCCTGGAACCTACTGGAGCGTGGTCTTCGGCGCCGAAAACGGGACCACCTACAACCTGATGGCGGGGGTCACGCTCGACGGCCTGCCGGAGGGCGCGCGCGTGCAGCTGTGCGCCGTCCACCTGGCCAAGGAGGGCGGTCTCGACCTGCCCGACGGGATCCTGAAGAACGGCGCCCGTGGCGCGAAAGTCCGCCGCGTCCAGGAATGGCTGGACGACCACGGCTACGACCTGGGCCACTGGGGCGCCGACAGCAAGTACGGCAGCAAGACCGAGGCAGCCGTATGGGCCTTCCAGGAGGACGCCGGCATCGTCGTGGATGGCGAGTACGGGCCCCAGACCGAAGAGGCCATGGAACACCGGTCCGGCACCGCCAACTGGGTCACCAAGCACTGGTTCGCTCCCAGCACCCCTGGTATCGCGGATCCCTCCGGGGCGGCGGACGTGACCTACTCGATCCCCGAGCGAATCCTCAAGGGCAAGCGCGTCCGAATCCGCATCCGCCACGACAGCGACAAGCCCGCCCGAGTCGCGTCGGGCAACGTCTACATCCACGAATGGCAGTAA
- a CDS encoding DUF4352 domain-containing protein: MAAPDAPPPAPPARRTPSYLPLIITAAIALVVGGGLGFGAGWFSYQRYLASTFEQAAEDIGQDLADPAGGDGGNPAPAEPAGPPEPTDTPSDGLFEYTITGIKAADSYNDQDCGSNYQPAEGARFLVMDIRAENVGQAASMPAVDPGEVRGYSADGRAFETHMDICSFADETNPGTTTEYDVVFEVPTDVEFTVVELMSYEAPDFAVIEATS; this comes from the coding sequence ATGGCCGCACCCGACGCCCCGCCGCCCGCACCGCCCGCCCGTCGCACCCCGTCGTATCTTCCGCTGATCATCACCGCCGCCATCGCCCTCGTCGTGGGCGGCGGGCTGGGGTTCGGCGCCGGATGGTTCTCCTACCAGCGCTACCTCGCATCCACCTTCGAGCAGGCCGCAGAGGACATCGGCCAGGACCTCGCCGACCCCGCAGGTGGTGACGGTGGGAACCCGGCTCCGGCCGAGCCCGCGGGCCCGCCCGAACCCACCGACACTCCCAGCGACGGCCTGTTCGAGTACACCATCACCGGTATCAAGGCGGCCGACAGCTACAACGACCAGGACTGCGGATCGAACTACCAACCCGCCGAGGGCGCCCGGTTCCTCGTCATGGACATCAGGGCGGAAAACGTCGGCCAGGCGGCGTCCATGCCCGCTGTGGACCCGGGTGAGGTCCGCGGCTACTCCGCCGACGGCCGGGCGTTCGAGACCCACATGGACATCTGCAGCTTCGCCGACGAGACCAATCCGGGTACGACCACGGAGTACGACGTGGTGTTCGAAGTGCCCACCGATGTCGAGTTCACGGTCGTGGAGCTGATGTCCTATGAGGCGCCGGACTTCGCGGTGATCGAAGCGACGTCCTAG
- the hemC gene encoding hydroxymethylbilane synthase: MSAQVVRVGSRGSHLAKAMVAEVTAPLREAHPGITWKQHTVMTSGDRDRKSSLTDLGRSEVSVFATALEDALLAGEIDIAVHSFKDLATAPTPGTAIAALPRRGDPRDALCGTPLADLPVGARVGTGSPRRVAQLLALRPDVATTPIRGNVPPRLRRGRELGLAGVVLAAAGLRRLDLGHEITEALDPDAFPPSPAQGVIAVQVRETDTDLYALVAAVHDEATAAAATAERSLLAELHGGCSVPVGALATADGDRLRLVAQVTSLDGTTALRTAQAATLAEPADLGKRAATALLDQGAENILAQIRETPAP; this comes from the coding sequence GTGTCAGCACAAGTTGTTCGTGTCGGCTCCCGCGGCAGCCACCTCGCCAAAGCCATGGTCGCCGAAGTGACCGCGCCGCTGCGCGAGGCCCACCCCGGCATCACGTGGAAGCAGCACACCGTGATGACCTCCGGCGATCGCGACCGCAAGTCCAGCCTCACCGACCTCGGCCGCTCCGAGGTGAGCGTGTTCGCCACCGCTCTGGAGGACGCGCTGCTCGCCGGAGAGATCGACATCGCCGTGCACTCGTTCAAGGACCTGGCGACGGCGCCGACGCCGGGCACCGCCATCGCCGCGCTGCCGCGGCGCGGCGACCCGCGCGACGCACTGTGCGGAACCCCCTTGGCCGACCTGCCCGTCGGCGCCCGCGTCGGTACCGGCTCGCCGCGCCGCGTCGCCCAACTCCTCGCCCTTCGGCCCGACGTGGCGACGACGCCGATCCGCGGCAACGTCCCGCCTCGCCTGCGGCGCGGCCGCGAACTCGGGCTCGCCGGGGTCGTCCTCGCCGCCGCCGGCCTACGCCGGCTCGACCTCGGCCACGAGATCACCGAGGCGCTGGATCCCGACGCCTTCCCGCCCTCGCCCGCCCAGGGCGTGATCGCCGTCCAGGTCCGCGAGACCGACACCGACCTATACGCCCTCGTGGCGGCGGTGCATGACGAGGCGACCGCAGCAGCGGCGACAGCGGAGCGGTCGCTGCTCGCCGAACTGCACGGCGGGTGCAGCGTCCCGGTCGGCGCGCTGGCTACCGCGGACGGTGACCGGCTGCGCCTCGTCGCGCAGGTGACCAGCCTCGACGGCACCACTGCGCTCCGCACCGCCCAGGCCGCCACGCTCGCTGAACCTGCCGACCTCGGCAAGAGGGCGGCGACCGCCCTGCTCGACCAGGGCGCCGAGAACATCCTCGCCCAGATCCGGGAGACACCCGCACCGTAG
- a CDS encoding helix-turn-helix domain-containing protein — protein MDYSTQPPHGDDDAAAQESIKDRVVELRKRRGLTQEVLAERAGLSVQVIRKIEQGGKVRMETYHAIARVFGVRTVWFTSPETPDPTPAHHRDTVLFDIRTAINPPAGLSGRLFSMDSSPPNLPMLESAVASIANAYQENEYDLVARVAPAAVRSAHAHVSVLDGDQQRAAVRLRGDALQLTGRYLVQIREHDLALIALRDALSDAIRVGDQALAAAAIGQQGWALLRQARFTEVEHLCMTTAEEIEPRMSRASPDELAAWGYLLMRASAAAARNNRSEEAADIQSLAASAAARLGTDRDAAGHMRFGPATVGMNGMQNELIAGNPDVALEMSAGLNVDGVTPNTRQRHELDQAKARVLVGDADGAEATLHDLRADAPEWLRQQRAAREIAEDIWDATRKKRKPSQELRDLTEFLGVPL, from the coding sequence ATGGACTACTCTACCCAACCCCCACACGGCGACGACGACGCAGCCGCGCAGGAATCCATCAAGGACCGCGTCGTGGAACTGCGGAAACGCCGCGGTCTCACCCAGGAAGTTCTTGCGGAACGCGCCGGGCTCAGCGTGCAGGTCATCCGCAAGATCGAGCAAGGCGGAAAGGTCCGCATGGAGACCTACCACGCCATCGCTCGTGTTTTCGGGGTCCGAACCGTGTGGTTCACCTCCCCGGAAACTCCCGACCCCACGCCCGCCCACCACCGCGACACTGTCCTTTTCGACATCCGCACAGCGATCAACCCGCCAGCCGGACTCTCCGGGCGGCTCTTCAGCATGGACAGTTCACCGCCGAATCTGCCCATGCTGGAATCGGCCGTTGCCAGCATCGCGAACGCCTACCAGGAGAACGAGTACGATCTCGTGGCGCGGGTCGCGCCCGCTGCGGTCCGCTCCGCCCACGCCCACGTGAGCGTCCTCGACGGCGACCAGCAGCGGGCGGCGGTGCGTCTGCGTGGAGACGCCCTGCAGCTCACCGGCCGCTACCTGGTGCAGATCCGCGAGCACGACCTCGCCTTGATTGCCCTGCGGGACGCTCTGTCCGATGCGATACGGGTCGGAGACCAGGCGTTGGCTGCCGCGGCCATCGGGCAGCAAGGGTGGGCGCTGCTGCGGCAGGCACGGTTCACCGAAGTCGAGCACCTGTGCATGACGACGGCCGAAGAGATCGAACCTCGCATGTCTCGCGCGAGCCCGGACGAACTCGCGGCCTGGGGGTATCTCCTGATGCGTGCCTCGGCGGCGGCGGCGCGCAACAACCGCAGTGAGGAGGCCGCTGACATCCAGTCGCTGGCGGCCTCCGCTGCAGCCCGGCTCGGGACTGATCGCGACGCGGCCGGCCACATGCGTTTCGGGCCGGCCACGGTCGGGATGAACGGCATGCAAAACGAGCTGATCGCAGGCAATCCTGATGTCGCGTTGGAGATGAGCGCCGGCCTGAACGTCGATGGCGTGACGCCCAATACCCGCCAGCGGCATGAGCTGGATCAGGCCAAGGCGCGGGTTCTTGTCGGCGACGCTGACGGGGCTGAGGCAACGTTGCACGATCTGCGTGCCGACGCCCCGGAATGGCTGCGCCAGCAGCGCGCCGCCCGCGAGATCGCTGAGGACATTTGGGACGCAACCCGGAAGAAGCGGAAACCCTCACAGGAACTTCGTGATCTAACCGAATTCCTCGGGGTGCCCCTATAG